In Solenopsis invicta isolate M01_SB chromosome 6, UNIL_Sinv_3.0, whole genome shotgun sequence, the genomic window TTTGCCAATAATCGCAGCTATGCATTTAGTAAGTGCACcttatttttcttgtaattttaaacGTGATACAATTTTGGCGAAATGAGATTTTCAAGTTTAAGTTTTGCCAATTTTAATTGAGTAATTTCGGTGTGTGATAATCATTTACTTAATTACTGGTTTCACTGTAAAAATGTATGGAAACTTCTTTTTCTTCAGAAAATTCTCCTTTTTGATGAAATGTTTATatgcactgaaaaaagttttaattcttggtttaaataaatattaatgagtataaaataatttatttttaaactctggaaaaatttttcaaatcaaggaaataattaaaatgaacatatttctttgataataaaatatttttcaatgcacaaatttgaatacaatataatttcaaatagtatttagtaataatattatttctttgttttaaatcaatttctcttccataaaatatcaaaaatgctCTAAAAAGTATagtttatttgcaataaatgtcaatgatataaattataccATGTTATGTTCAGAATTATTCTTATTGTAATACACATTTTCGAACAcattatgcaatataaaattacgacatagattacaaatgtaatcagtaataatttctttttgtatttatgtGTTAATTTAGATTGCAAACTTtcattaaagtttaaatattgtactttgtattaaaaaaataatatctgttTGAAATTGTACCATTTTATCTTACACGAAAAAAATTACTTCACTTTGATGACAATAATATACTGTGTTATTACTTGTAGGCTGGAATAAAAGATTCTGAAATGTTCAATCAAGCACAGGCCATCTTATTAGAGATAGGACGTTTGTTCCAAGTGCAAGACGATTATTTAGATTGCTTTGGGGATTCCAACGTTAGTGGCAAAAATAGTACTGACATACAGGACGGAAAATGTACGTGGCTGATTGTTGTAGCTCTTCAACGCGCGACTCCAGAACAACGTAAAATTTTAGAAGTGAATATCATTTAATAGATGTGTTTTTGTGGCtgctatattaattttatataattaatcctttctttttccatttaGGAATCTTATGGAGTTTCGGATCAGGAAAAAACAAGACGAGTGAAACAGCTGTTTAATGATTTGGATTTGCCTaacacttattttaaatatgaagaaGAGACATATAATCTACTAAATAAACACATACAGCAGATATCATGCGGACTTCCACACAGTCTTTTCTTCAACTTATTGCAGAAAATTTACCGAAGGACGTCATGAAAACAtcgtttgtaaaaaattgttttgctttgaagaaataaattgcattaatataTGTTAACTTTGTAGATttgaaaattagaataaaataaattaaaacattttggctgttttgaaatattacgaaatattatttttatatttttaaaacgggGAAATATGAAgacgttttattaattttatgtatagaaaaatattttgttttaattggaAAATCAATAAGGTATTTCTAAAGCATTCGAAATcatctttttataatacataaatgtattaaaaaacaaattatataaagatatttattataatatcaagAACAAATTACAACAACTGaatttttatctcaaaatgATTTCAAGAATCTGTCTCTAAACGTTATTGCATTCCTTACGGAACATCCTGTATAGGtattataactattaataataattaataacaaaacattccaataatttaaaatatctaatacttatataaaaaaatagagtgCGTAGCGTTAATATATATTCACAAGGAGTATCCTTATTGAGATGGATATGAGGCATATTGAACACGTCACGAGtttccaatttaataattatatctcaatttaatcattattagctataatacataatacaaagATATGTCAGTTAAATGACTGGGACACGCttattcctttctttttttatattatgcaggAGTGTTATGGAGTCTCGGATCCGGAGAAAGTAAGccttgataaaaaaaaccgatagaaaacgatagaaagtgccagaaacctgattcaaaaacAATAGAATCTATCAAAACGATAGAATCCTATCGTTTTCAATCAGCTTTTTTTATCAGGGAGGCGTGTGAAACAACTGTTCACTGATCTGGATTTGCcggaatattttaagaatatttttctaaagttacatacgaggtgtgttcaaaaagtatcgcgaattttgaattttcgcgggttacgtatattcgaatttcgatctttttgtggcgttatgttggtactcatgtctctcacttatgccgacaagctcggccattttgaatgttcacttaattgttgacagctgctttgcttgcacgtgttttggatcgtcttcgattttacctattcaaaaaaatggatcaaagaacctgtatcaaattttgtgtgaaaaacgaaattaagtgcgcggatgcattccgaatgttgactgtggcatacggagaagctaccttggaccgaagcaacgtttatcggtggtacaaaatgttctcagaaggccgagaagatgtgaacgacgaagagcgtgccggacgcccgagcacttcaacaacagacgaaaaaattaatgaagtggagaaaatggtattggccaatcgtcgaatcaccgttagagaagttgctgaggacctaaacatatcgattggctcgtgccattcgatttttatcaatgatttgggcatgagacgggtcgccgcgaaattcgtaccaaaattgctcaattgcgaccaaaaacagcatcgcatgaacattgctaatgagatgttggactctgtccgcgacgacccaaatttgctccagagggtcataactggtgacgaatcgtgggtttatggttatgacgtggaaaccaaagctcaatcatctcaatggaagctgccgcacgaaccaagaccgaaaaaagcgcgccaagttcggtcgaatgtgaaagttttgctgacagttttcttcgattgcaggggcgtggtgcatcatgagttcttgccacagggtagaacggtcaataaggaatattacctgcaagttatgcgcaatttgcgcgaagcaatccgccagaaacgcccggatttgtggaagaacaaaaattggcttttgcaccacgataacgcccctgcttacacatcgttgcttgtgcgcgactttttggccaaaaacaacacactaatgatgccgcagccaccgtattccccagatctggccccctgtgactttttcttgttccctaaactgaagaggcccatgaaaggacgacgttacgctacgcttgacgagataaagacggcatcgaaggaggagctgaacaagataaaaaaaaatgattttttgaagtgcttcgaagattggaaaaaccgttggcacaagtgtataatatctcatggggattactttgaaggggacaaaatagatattcatgaataaataaataatttttgaaaaaacacaaaattcgcgatactttttgaacacacctcgtaggtACACCAAAAAACGTTTTCCGTTtaaatcatttccttgatttgaAACAATGTTagttagtataaaataatttatttttaaacttagaaaatatttttttaatcaaggaaatgatagtaaaataaatatatttatttattttactatcatttccttgattaaaaaaggaaataacaaataaaaaagaaaataacaaataaaaataaaaaaattattttacgaaacAAATCTGAATACAATATAAGttcaaaaagtaataatatttattttttatttttgtttgttaataTCTCTTCCttcataaaatatcaaaaatgcgctaaaaagtttatttgtaaatagtGTGAGTGaccaattatacaattatacaaattatataattattcttatcgtaatacatttttagacacttttctggaatataataaattagaatattgaTTACAATATTGACTTCTTTGTGTATCTATCAATTTAGATTGTAAACTTTTAAGTTACACTAAAGTTGAAATACTTGATTGTacattgttagaaaaaataatatgtttaaaattgtaCCACTTTACcttatatgaaaaaaagattgctTTGCGTTAATGACAATAATGCACTGTGACTTATAGGCTGGAATAAAAGATCCAGAGATGTTCAGGCAAGTAAAAATCATCGCATTAGAGATAGGATACTTGGCTCAAGTTCAAGACGATTATTTAGATTGCTTTGGGGATACCGAGATCTTTGGCAAAGATGGCACTGATATACAGAACGGGAAATGTGCGTGGCTGATTGTTGTAGCTCTTCAACACGCCACTCCGGAACAACGTAAAATTTTAGAAGTGAATATCATTTAATAGATGTGTTTTTGTGGCTGTTATATAAATACGCTGTTATATtaatcctttttctttttttcttttttctccacTCAGGAATGTTATGGAGTTGCGGATCCGGAGAAAGTGAAACGTATACAAGAAATCTTCAATGATTTAGATTTGCCCAAGATTTATTCCATATACGAAGAAGAGAAATACAATATGATAAATGCACGCATACAGCAAATATCATGCGGACTTCCACACagtattttcttcaatttattaGGAAAGATTTACCGCAGGGTGTCATAAAAGCAAAATCATctatattgaagaaataaattaattgcattaatatattattgttatagattttaaagttagaataaaataaaccaAAACGTTCTGCCTTTcctaaaatatcaaatatcatgtattatttttatatctttaaaggGGGAAGTAACaacactttttataaattttatgtacagaAAGATTCCATAATGCATTCCATAATGCCTTTCCTTATAATGCATTTGTTggtttatgaaaaaataaatagtagtaaaaaaactttttttatattcttaggAACAacgtttttgtattttgtaatttccTGGTGcttgcaattatttattaagtatttgtACGAAACAATGTATGTACTACTGCTTTATATAGTGAATAGTTTTAATGCACATTCACTCGGCTGTCCTCCTGATTGTGACGAATTAACAACTGAATTATCAATGTCATGTGATGTAGAGAATATTCGTTGTGACaacattgatattatttataacggTACTATCTGAAGTTGGGCCTGGCCCCGAATTTGGATCAAaacgtttgtatttttttaaagtatggattaaaggtttttttaaataaatatttttaaataaatacgaaaaatttACCGCCACGCACTATCAACCGCACCATTTGACTCTCATTGGCCTCTATTTCGTTTagttatattcatttttatggttaattattatatattgattattatatatatacaaggtgtttatttgaaaactttacagctgattatttcaaaaaatatgaaagataaaaagataaaaaaaagttaaaatactattttcATGATTTCGAGGGAAAAAAGAAGAGcactctcaattttttattttgtttttttaaataaaaatgtatattttttattacaggatcttattctacgtaaaaaaaaacaatgtctATTAAGCTAGCCCCCCCACCAgtgcaaaatgaatttttacatattctaaaattaagtgctaattaggtgctaaTTTGGTGCTGAGGTGCGAAATTAAGTGCTCGCACCGTTtggcagatttttttaaatatattggggggggctagcttaacgttaagctagccccccccaaaaaaaaaaatttatatttgtaatggaaatgaagaaacaaatacactagaattaagtgctaattaggtgctcaaagaaattataaaaataatttgaaaatatataacagaacTTCAAATGGTTGGTTCACAAGAGaagttatcttaaaaaattagatgctcGTATAAATATAGGaccaaaaaattcctttttccatcacatttaaagatatctagtcgccgaattaggtgctcgttcggtttggcagaaattcggacttaaacatcggtcgcgcctatagactcacaagagagaagtcatgttaaataattaggtgctcgtacatatatagtactaaaaaattcctttttccatcacatttaaagatatctagtcgccgaattaggtgctcgttcggtttggcagaaattcggacttaaacatcggtcgcgcctatagattaacaagagagaagtcatgttaaataattaggtgctcgtacatatatagtactaaaaaattcctttttccatcacatttaaagatatctagtcgccgaattaggtgctcgttcggtttggcagaaattcggacttaaacatcggtcgcgcctatagactaacaagagagaagtcatgttaaataattaggtgctcgtacatatatagtactaaaaaattcctttttccatcacatttaaagatatctagtcgccgaattaggtgctcgttcggtttggcagaaattcggacttaaacatcggtcgcgcctatacactcacaagagagaagtcattttaaataattaggtgctcgtatatatatagtaccaaaaaattcctttttttatcacatttaaagatatctagtcgccgaattaggtgctcgttcggtttggcagaaattcggacttaaacatcggtcgcgcctatagactaacaagagagaagtcatgttaaataattaggtgctcgtacatatatagtactaaaaaattcctttttccatcacatttaaagatatctagtcgccgaattaggtgctcgttcggtttggcagaaattcggacttaaacatcggtcgcgcctatacactcacaagagagaagtcatgttaaataattaggtgctcgtacaAATGCTAAATCTGAATTTCAAAGGTGAGGGGGGGGGAAGTTCCACGAATTGAGTGAAATAGCCGACTATTAACAAGTTTACTGTATCGAGCCTCCTTATTCTTATCTACGGCTCGCTTGTTTGGCCTgactttttttgtaatgtatCGGCGCGGCGGACAATGTCAATAGTGCGACGCCGCGACAATAGACGAGTaaatacacgacaaaaaatTCAAGACCTAGCTCGCCAATGCGATGCATCCCGAATTTCACTGCGTCGTTACATTTTCGATTGTCAGTCGCTGTACACGCAGTGTagagattaattatttaacatgacttctctcttgtgagtgtataggcgcgaccgatgtttaagtccgaatttctgccaaaccgaacgagcacctaattcggcgactagatatctttaaatgtgatggaaaaaggaattttttagtactatatatgtacgagcacctaattatttaacatgacttctctcttgtgagtctataggcgcgaccgatgtttaagtccgaatttctgccaaaccgaacgagcacctaattcggcgactagatatctttaaatgtgatggaaaaaggaattttttggtCCTATATTTATACgagcatctaattttttaagataacttCTCTTGTGAACCAACCATTTGAAgttctgttatatattttcaaattatttttataatttctttgagcacctaattagcacttaattctagtgtatttgtttcttcatttccattacaaatataaatttttttttggggggggggctagcttaacgttaagctagccccccccaatatatttaaaaaaatctgccaAACGGTGCGAGCACTTAATTTCGCACCTCAGCACCAAAttagcacctaattagcacttaattttagaatatgtaaaaattcattttgcacTGGTGGGGGGGCTAGCTTAatagacataaaaaaacaagaaactttcgtagaaaacatttttttgttcgaTCATTTGTAACGCTGGTGATTTTCGTGCGGTGCGGTGggagtcaggatacggttgcggataagctcgccggattggtcgggttcggtataataatcgcactcggtatttagctgatAAACATATTagatctttatttggatgtgatatttacaagtaGCCTCATAGCTGATTGCGTCTAACGtctcgtgacaagtggacccagcctaagcggggacgcgattggctcgcggcGGTCGCGACGACCAATTGCCGCTGAGCGGTCGGAATTGCGAGCGTTGGTAACGATAAGCGCACGGGGACGCGTGGAATAACGAGagcgctaggcgagagccaagattgaattacaagaattataataatcgCGAGAGTACGGATGAAACGGTAGagtgacaaataataattctaacttataatgagaactgaagtactagaactacgaGAATACTGacgaaatcataagaatacaaataaatcCAACTTAAActaatcgc contains:
- the LOC120357988 gene encoding farnesyl pyrophosphate synthase-like, whose product is MFRQVKIIALEIGYLAQVQDDYLDCFGDTEIFGKDGTDIQNGKCAWLIVVALQHATPEQRKILEECYGVADPEKVKRIQEIFNDLDLPKIYSIYEEEKYNMINARIQQISCGLPHSIFFNLLGKIYRRVS